A single genomic interval of Nitrososphaerota archaeon harbors:
- a CDS encoding VWA domain-containing protein, protein MLQHNLKKFVYQSSTEEKQSSERSKDLDTQTIEKLLQSLANQSMRETAPSLEELESILQRNIDGESSDQTQTESDQFPKSDDTKPITKYLLEHGYLKDEKNWLTKKGFLAIGNQILKDMLAEIKAGDFGLHETKSIGTGNTILDTTKKFELGGELKLLNVYASMLNTIRRLSKKGKTPDFPLDLDIDDFEEFETTEDVRAAIVYCIDLSSTMKSSLSSSGMSRIEAAKRALWSLYVLNNRFFPNDSIKIIGFASMASMINPFDIPFLRTYDANDEFLHYTNYQAAFRLAKRILQKTSAKNKRIVMITDGQPSACFVDNDSQKNAILSEKPHSNFYVPNEPLLSKIKSERKLAIDQSQGAQVYLCYRYKKVDSKVDERTMLEAKKCLRENIQIDSIVVSEESELLEYVQQMEKTLKGKTYLINQNNMDKVLVIDYLYNTKKILGSKN, encoded by the coding sequence ATGTTGCAGCATAATCTAAAAAAATTCGTCTACCAGTCAAGCACAGAAGAAAAGCAATCCTCTGAAAGATCAAAAGACCTGGACACGCAGACAATAGAAAAACTGCTCCAGTCACTGGCAAACCAATCGATGCGGGAAACGGCGCCAAGCTTAGAGGAACTAGAGTCAATTCTCCAGAGAAACATTGATGGGGAAAGCTCGGATCAGACCCAAACAGAATCCGACCAATTCCCAAAAAGTGACGATACAAAACCCATCACCAAATATCTGCTAGAGCACGGCTATCTCAAGGACGAAAAAAATTGGCTCACGAAAAAAGGATTCCTTGCAATAGGAAACCAGATCCTCAAGGATATGCTGGCAGAGATAAAAGCCGGCGACTTTGGGCTGCATGAGACAAAATCCATAGGCACTGGCAACACCATACTTGACACCACAAAAAAATTTGAGCTTGGCGGCGAGCTAAAGCTGTTAAATGTATATGCCAGCATGCTAAACACAATCCGGCGGCTATCAAAGAAAGGAAAAACACCTGACTTTCCTCTGGACTTGGATATTGACGACTTTGAGGAATTTGAGACAACCGAAGATGTCCGAGCTGCAATTGTGTACTGTATTGATCTGAGCTCTACTATGAAATCGTCTCTGAGCAGCTCTGGGATGAGCAGAATAGAGGCAGCAAAGCGAGCATTATGGAGTCTTTACGTTTTGAACAATAGGTTCTTTCCAAACGATTCCATCAAAATAATTGGTTTTGCCTCGATGGCATCCATGATTAATCCATTTGACATTCCTTTTTTGAGGACATATGATGCAAACGACGAATTCCTCCACTATACAAATTATCAGGCTGCATTTAGGCTAGCAAAAAGGATCCTCCAAAAGACAAGTGCAAAAAACAAAAGAATCGTAATGATTACCGACGGCCAGCCCAGTGCCTGTTTTGTTGACAATGATTCCCAGAAGAATGCAATTCTATCAGAAAAGCCGCACTCCAACTTTTATGTACCAAACGAGCCATTACTATCCAAAATAAAATCGGAAAGAAAGCTTGCAATCGACCAGTCCCAAGGAGCGCAGGTCTACCTTTGTTACAGGTACAAAAAGGTCGATTCCAAAGTAGACGAGCGAACCATGTTGGAGGCAAAAAAATGCCTGCGAGAAAACATCCAAATTGATTCCATTGTAGTCAGCGAGGAATCAGAACTGCTAGAATACGTGCAGCAGATGGAAAAAACTCTCAAAGGCAAAACCTACCTCATAAACCAAAACAACATGGACAAAGTCCTAGTGATTGACTATCTTTACAACACCAAGAAGATATTAGGGTCAAAAAACTAA
- a CDS encoding 30S ribosomal protein S13 produces MSAQDYRHIVRIVGKDIPGDKKLSVGLTHIKGVGYNFANAIIGALDLNPNSNIGFLTESQVESIEKTLKDPTTVKFPSWLLNRRKDVETGTTTHLITSDVAFTVRNDIEREKLSNSWRGFRHIYGLKVRGQRTRTTGRKGASVGVKKGGKVLPAGAAPAAAPGAEAPSAPAAGAAPAAKPAAGAAPAKPAAASAAKPAAPAKK; encoded by the coding sequence TTGTCAGCACAAGACTATAGACACATTGTAAGAATTGTAGGAAAGGACATTCCGGGAGACAAAAAGCTCTCAGTAGGCCTAACCCACATCAAAGGTGTCGGATACAACTTTGCCAATGCGATAATCGGTGCACTGGACTTGAACCCAAATAGCAACATTGGTTTTTTGACAGAGTCCCAAGTTGAGTCCATTGAAAAGACACTCAAGGACCCAACTACAGTAAAATTCCCATCTTGGTTACTAAACAGAAGAAAGGATGTTGAGACAGGCACGACCACACATCTTATCACATCAGACGTAGCATTTACAGTTAGAAATGATATTGAACGAGAAAAGCTCTCAAACAGTTGGAGGGGCTTTCGTCACATTTATGGATTAAAGGTTAGAGGACAGCGAACCCGAACCACTGGTCGTAAAGGAGCATCAGTCGGTGTAAAGAAGGGAGGAAAAGTGCTACCTGCAGGAGCTGCACCAGCAGCTGCACCAGGAGCTGAAGCGCCATCTGCCCCAGCTGCAGGAGCTGCACCAGCAGCCAAGCCAGCTGCAGGAGCTGCACCAGCAAAACCAGCCGCGGCCTCAGCTGCAAAACCAGCTGCTCCAGCAAAGAAATAG
- a CDS encoding 30S ribosomal protein S4, whose protein sequence is MGDPKYPSRVWKKPKRPLNYDFMMEDLNTLGNYGLKNKRELWKARTELSRVRHQARSLLALRQEVRAQKEPILMKSLAKIGLVKDDATLDDVLNLAVNSLLDRRLQTIVQRKFTLKTPYQARQAIVHGHITIGDRVITVPSYTVTVKEENIIQLSPKFKFQAPAPASEPEVKEEVPAEQS, encoded by the coding sequence ATGGGAGATCCAAAATATCCAAGCCGAGTCTGGAAGAAACCAAAGCGTCCACTGAACTATGACTTTATGATGGAGGATCTCAACACACTTGGCAATTATGGTCTAAAGAATAAGCGTGAATTATGGAAGGCAAGAACCGAATTATCTAGGGTAAGGCACCAAGCAAGATCACTACTTGCACTCAGACAAGAAGTTCGTGCACAAAAAGAACCAATCCTGATGAAGTCACTTGCAAAGATTGGCCTCGTAAAAGATGATGCAACACTTGATGACGTATTGAACTTGGCAGTGAACAGCCTACTCGATAGAAGACTGCAAACAATAGTCCAGAGAAAGTTCACATTAAAGACACCGTACCAAGCAAGACAGGCAATTGTCCACGGCCACATCACAATTGGCGACAGAGTCATCACAGTCCCATCATATACAGTAACAGTAAAAGAGGAAAACATCATACAATTGTCACCAAAATTCAAGTTCCAGGCACCTGCCCCAGCATCCGAGCCCGAAGTAAAAGAAGAAGTGCCTGCAGAACAATCATAA